The Ricinus communis isolate WT05 ecotype wild-type chromosome 8, ASM1957865v1, whole genome shotgun sequence sequence ATACCCGCGGCCTCTGTAACAAGTTAAAAGTGAGATGGTTTCAATGTAagcataaaattaaacaactTTCTCAACCATTGTCAATCAGAAGACAGCAGAAAATAGTTTCCGTTCCCAAGTTCCAGATATGGTTATATGTATTACTAGAAGCAAGCAAGAATTGCTCCTCAGTCGAGAGTTTTACTGCCTCAAACATGAAACTTCAAGactttgaaataataaaaattgaaatacaCTTGAACTTAGAACAATTCATTAAAACACAGGATTTGACTCTTACCACAAGGCAGAAGCCAAAAACAATATATGTGGACTAAAACCAATGGCAAGGAACTACAAAACCAAAACAGttgctaaatataaaatttgtacTACCACTGCAAATTTTAGAGCTatagaaagagaagagaaatggTTCTCAAGATCACAAGGACGTACATAACTGCCATAAATCAATTTAACGGGTCTGCAGGATCAAGGATAAAAATAGGtttcaacaaaagaaaaggcacCAAATTACCTCTCTAAATCTGAGAAGACATGTTGAACCTGCAATGACATCATAACAAATGGAACTCAACCCATTGAAATGTTGAAAATAAGCtagtttttcatttaaaagTTCCAtgtcataaattaattatcaattgaactttcagaaaaaaaaaagggtaatTACACTACATATGCAATGACTTGTGTTTAAACATGAATTTAACAGGCTTGAAAATATATGCATAAGCTTCAGTAAGCATATTACTTGCTTCCAGGTATAGCCAAGATTTAGCTCAGAACCCCACAACTTGTCATGCTTTGTTTGGTAAAGCTACCGCACATGATTTCAATTGTAAATAATACGTTCAGCTAGCCCAAAGACGAGCTAAGTAGAATAGAGAGTGTATGAGGGGAGGGTATGTAGATAAGACACCATTCCCTAATGGTTGGTTTGTTATAAATCAGATGCAGCTCCTACTATTTGTTATCCTATTTGCAATGCTCCCATCTATTCGTTGCTGTGCAAATAATTtgttagtttaataatttgGCAAGTCCAGCTGCTGTTGTCTGAAGGATTACTTTTATAGTCCTGATGTTAAGCTTTCATGAAACCCACATTCCTCTTAATGAAAATGCATTTTAGTTAGAACCATAAGATGCTCAAGCTATGTTCTCTACTCCTTTCCAACACTTTAACCCCATCAATCCTCTTGTTACCAAATGAAAACTCCTCGAGCAATTTTCATGATCGCATTTCTTAGATCTGGCTCTGACTAAATAAAGTCTCCATGAATTCTTTCTATGCTTCATGTTGAAAATGCAGCATATTTTACTTTGGGCCTATTTGGGTTGCTATTGGGTGTTAAAAGAACaggtttagaatttatttttttatttaatagattttcttttataaaggCTTATTGTCAAACCTACTTTTGAAAAAGCATCAATTTCATTGCTTCTCTCAATAAGCAATTTCCATAACTCAAAAGAGTATTCAAgcaagaaattttttttgcaAAGGGCTTTTGCCAACCGAAATTCCAAACAAGGCTTTCAATTGAAAGATTGAAAGCACATAAATTATCTATAAGTTTCCAGCGTATGAATGCCTTTTTCACATCCTACACCCCAACCAAGCACCAACTTTAGTTAGGTGAGAATGAGACAAACTCTCAAGTGTTTGATAGGTATGACCTCCTCCATATACCAAATTCGGATCCTGCCTTTAATGCCTTCATTTGCTCCTCCGCAATAGATGTGACTGGCTCAGGTTGCAAATATTTCCAGACATATCATTGCATTCCTCCATCACCTAGGAAAATCACACTTAACCACAACAAAATATTGATAGTCATTAACAAAATGCACTCGGTTGAtgcattatttttatactgGAAGGtgttatattatttcagttgCCTCCGTATAAGACAAATAATCCCCTATTCATAGCCTTCTGCCTCGACTAAACTATCATTTAGCACAACATGGCCAACTAGATTTTAGTAGGACCAATGCCGACCATTAGACAACCTATGAAGTTTACTTTAGGCAATGAGGCAATGAAAGAGTTACTTCAACCAGAGCCCCACCTTTCTTGCTTACAATAACTGGTAGAAGAGTTTGCTTTAGCCAAGAGGATCCCTCTCTCACAAAAGATACAAAATTAAACCATTATATATACCTCATCAACCCAGTCctcaattcaaaaaaataaaacaatggTGGGATTTCATTTGATAATTGAACTCCTCTCTCTGACTAAATACTACAAGGATACACCAACCATTAACAACTACTAACAGGCAACAGCACTATAGGAAAATCACAGGGAAGAACAGTTAGTTTTGTCAAACACTTAATTGCATGATGTTGAAGCTAATGAAATAATAGAATGACCAATCAGTTCTCAATATAAAAAAGTCACAGATTTTTCTGGACTGACTTGTAGAGTCCCACATACAACTTTAGTGCTTACTCATAAACCCGAATTTTGGAAAGTCTGAAAATGCAAGCATTCAATTGAAGTGATTTCTAATTAGTCAATTCCCATGTTTGGAAAGCTCATGGTTTTCAGAATTCAGTTCTTTcaacttataaaaaaataaaaaaaaaaataaaaaaaagaaaaaacatctAGAAAGAATGAAGCCAAAATTGACATGACTTTACAAGAATTCTATTGATTCttgaaataattgaatttttgaaaatgatttattCCAAATGATGCCTAAAGTATTTTCtaagcaaaaataataataggtACAAAAGTACAAACCTTTAGAAGGAACTTATTAAGGGCAACAAATTCTGCataaaagatgaaaagattTTGCTTAAATTTTGGAAATAAAGCTTCAACATGAagtaccaaaaataaaaatactagaATTTCAAAGCATAAGTTAGTAAGAAAATGGGATCtttatatgtgtgtgtgtgtgtgtgtgtgtatatatatatatatataccttcAAAGCTCATAGTTCCATTCTTATCAAAATCATACATCCtattaagcaaaaataaataaataaataaaaggttaatatataaattgcaaggagagagagagaaaaaaagaaaaacagaaaagattGAGAATTAAAGACCTGATCATTTGTTGGACAATAGACAGAGGAAATTGAAGGTTACCAACTGCTAGAGCACTCTGAATATTACCAACTTCACAATTtagaaaccaaaaaaattggaaaagaaagacccaatatttttttttttttaaaaaatacagaGAAAGGCACCTTGAGCTGAGTAGCAGTGATGCTTCCAGTTTTCTCCGAGTCGACTCGCTCGAACCACACTTTCAGGATGGCCGTGTTCTCCATTTTCACCGATTCAATATTACACACTATGAATGAGTCTCTGCTAATAAGGAATAAGCTTTCCCGTGATTATAATTACAATCAACTCCCTAAGATTTAGTAGATATGACGAATTGATACCTTCATTTTGAACGATGCTATATTTTCATCCCTTACATTTGTGAATGATCCAGCGCATTGTTACTTGCTCTCAAGACAGCTATTTTtgcaagataaaaattatacaacaGACCGGATGTGTGCCCACCCTATTAGATGGAATTATTTctataatagtaaaattatattaatagtaaaattacttaaaaataattaaaataacatcagtatttataaaaaataatataaaaattacttaaaaataattacttaaaaaattgaa is a genomic window containing:
- the LOC8282949 gene encoding sorcin, with amino-acid sequence MENTAILKVWFERVDSEKTGSITATQLKSALAVGNLQFPLSIVQQMIRMYDFDKNGTMSFEEFVALNKFLLKVQHVFSDLERGRGYLLPDDVYEGVAKIGFALDSPAFYTVCESFDQKKNGRFRLDDFISLCIFLQSARNLFNSFDTAKQGRITLDLNQFVYCTANCRI